In the genome of Bacillus sp. S3, one region contains:
- a CDS encoding NAD(P)/FAD-dependent oxidoreductase: MIDVIVIGAGPAGLAGAISCAEHGLNVTVIDEFIRPGGRLLGQLHQEPSGEWWNGIKESERLHNEAQKLSVDIRCGVSVYNLEKDEDSWNVHTNIGTLTAPYVLVATGAAEFPIPVPGWTLPGVMSIGAAQVMTNVHRVEIGKKGIIIGANILAFAILNELQLAGMNVERIVLPEKSPLSKNAGEPEEVMKSLLNAAHLAPSPILRFGSRFMKNEGLRKLGMKFFPKSGVKVNGTPLQLRKAALEILGKDQVEGVLTADIDVNGKVIKGTEKMYEADFVCIAGGLYPLAELTAVAGCPFQYVPELGGHVPHHSEKMETPLEGLFVAGNITGIESGKIAMAQGTTAGISIAKHAGKGGANINVKLEQAMKNVHTVRENAAIQFNPEIANGRREMYELWDKLYENEQDSLQKIG; this comes from the coding sequence ATGATAGATGTGATCGTAATTGGAGCTGGACCAGCCGGTTTAGCTGGTGCCATATCCTGTGCTGAACACGGCTTAAACGTAACCGTCATTGATGAATTTATCAGACCAGGCGGGAGATTACTCGGTCAATTGCACCAGGAACCGTCCGGTGAATGGTGGAATGGAATAAAAGAATCAGAGCGTTTGCACAATGAAGCTCAAAAACTATCGGTAGATATCCGCTGCGGCGTTTCTGTATATAACCTTGAAAAAGACGAGGATTCATGGAATGTTCATACAAATATAGGAACACTAACAGCTCCATATGTGCTGGTAGCAACTGGTGCAGCTGAGTTTCCAATTCCTGTGCCAGGCTGGACTCTCCCAGGTGTTATGTCCATCGGGGCTGCACAGGTCATGACCAATGTTCATCGTGTCGAGATTGGCAAAAAAGGCATCATCATTGGTGCTAACATTCTAGCATTTGCGATTTTAAACGAGCTGCAATTAGCTGGAATGAATGTGGAACGCATTGTTCTGCCAGAAAAGAGCCCGCTCAGCAAAAATGCCGGAGAACCGGAGGAAGTTATGAAATCGCTTCTAAATGCGGCCCATCTTGCCCCGTCACCCATCTTACGTTTCGGTAGCCGTTTTATGAAAAATGAAGGATTACGCAAATTAGGAATGAAGTTTTTCCCTAAGAGCGGCGTTAAGGTGAATGGCACACCATTGCAGCTTAGAAAAGCAGCCCTTGAAATTCTTGGCAAGGATCAGGTAGAAGGCGTCCTCACTGCAGATATTGATGTAAATGGAAAGGTAATCAAGGGTACAGAAAAAATGTACGAAGCTGATTTCGTCTGTATCGCAGGTGGCTTGTATCCGTTAGCAGAGCTCACAGCAGTTGCCGGCTGCCCATTCCAATACGTTCCAGAACTTGGTGGACATGTTCCACATCATTCTGAAAAAATGGAAACTCCACTTGAAGGATTATTTGTTGCAGGCAATATCACTGGCATCGAAAGCGGAAAAATTGCTATGGCCCAAGGAACAACAGCCGGTATTTCGATTGCCAAGCACGCAGGGAAAGGCGGTGCGAACATCAACGTAAAGCTTGAGCAGGCAATGAAGAACGTTCATACCGTCCGCGAGAACGCTGCCATCCAATTCAACCCTGAAATTGCAAACGGACGCAGGGAAATGTATGAACTTTGGGACAAGCTATATGAGAACGAACAGGATTCTTTACAGAAGATAGGATGA
- a CDS encoding TRAP transporter large permease produces MTVAIIVLVVLFLLMFLGVPIAISLILASISGFLTSIYYIPLEVVPQRLITSVDSFPLLAIPFFMLTGEFMMSGSMGQRIAGFAFASVGWVRAGLAQVSTLTSMFFAGISGSGAADTAAVGKMMIPMMEKKGYDKGFAAATVASAGTIAVVIPPSIPMIVYGVTAGVSIGDLFTAGIVPGILIGVSIMMLNYWLTKKNNYSQENTKFEFASFKKTFFEGILALILPLIIIFGIRGGIFTPTEAGAVAAAYAFIINKFVYKDMDWKDIPEAFIKAGKMTAMVVFIIAAANLFGWLLTAEQIPQLLVNLVTGFSDNRYLILLMFTVIFFIAGCFLNASAAITILTPLLLPIALAAGIDPIFFGLIMVVNLSIGLITPPVGLDLFVVKGIADVSYDKLVRSVAPFIVVMVIDLLIITYFPALSMFWV; encoded by the coding sequence ATGACGGTAGCAATTATTGTCCTGGTTGTCCTGTTTTTACTAATGTTTCTAGGTGTTCCGATTGCGATTTCGTTAATATTAGCATCTATTTCCGGCTTTTTGACCAGCATCTATTATATTCCTTTAGAAGTCGTTCCACAAAGACTCATCACCTCTGTAGATTCATTTCCGCTTCTAGCTATTCCATTTTTTATGCTAACGGGTGAATTCATGATGTCCGGCAGTATGGGGCAAAGGATTGCGGGATTTGCTTTTGCGTCTGTCGGCTGGGTACGTGCCGGTTTAGCCCAGGTTTCGACGTTAACCAGTATGTTTTTCGCGGGTATTTCGGGATCGGGTGCTGCAGATACAGCTGCTGTTGGGAAGATGATGATCCCAATGATGGAGAAAAAGGGATATGATAAGGGATTTGCCGCTGCCACGGTAGCAAGTGCCGGGACCATCGCTGTGGTCATTCCACCTTCGATTCCTATGATTGTTTATGGAGTAACCGCTGGCGTGTCGATTGGTGACTTGTTTACAGCCGGGATTGTCCCTGGGATATTAATTGGTGTGTCAATTATGATGTTAAACTATTGGCTGACGAAAAAGAATAACTATTCTCAAGAGAACACGAAGTTTGAATTCGCTTCATTTAAAAAGACCTTTTTTGAAGGGATATTAGCGTTGATTCTTCCATTAATTATTATCTTTGGCATCCGGGGTGGAATTTTTACTCCGACGGAGGCTGGAGCAGTAGCAGCTGCGTATGCCTTTATTATCAATAAATTTGTCTATAAGGATATGGATTGGAAGGACATTCCTGAAGCGTTTATTAAAGCGGGAAAAATGACGGCGATGGTGGTATTTATTATTGCAGCCGCTAACCTATTTGGCTGGCTGCTGACCGCGGAACAAATCCCGCAGCTGCTTGTCAACCTTGTAACGGGCTTCTCTGATAATCGTTATCTGATCCTGCTTATGTTCACGGTTATCTTCTTTATCGCAGGCTGTTTCTTAAACGCATCTGCTGCGATTACTATCTTAACACCATTATTGCTGCCAATTGCCTTAGCAGCAGGAATTGACCCGATCTTCTTTGGCCTGATCATGGTCGTGAATCTATCCATCGGATTAATCACACCGCCAGTTGGGTTAGACCTCTTTGTTGTAAAAGGCATCGCCGACGTTTCTTATGATAAACTGGTTCGATCGGTTGCACCATTTATTGTTGTCATGGTCATCGATTTATTGATTATTACCTACTTCCCGGCACTATCGATGTTTTGGGTGTAA
- a CDS encoding TRAP transporter small permease, translating into MKGFMTEMSKKVNRASQMLLILFFVIAFVSTVYQVFSRFVLQSSLIQNMLPMVDFSVFNLSWIEELIRYLFVWIVFLGIGMVYKSKEHAQVEILLHYLPEKWKGKLQVLVEVINSAVFLFLIVYGWSILKFTSQQISPSMGLNMTLIYGAVFVCSLICLIHSIVNILGLVVEKEEKAELVQAVTAKENPDLGS; encoded by the coding sequence ATGAAAGGGTTTATGACGGAAATGAGTAAAAAGGTTAATAGAGCCAGTCAAATGCTCTTAATTTTATTTTTCGTTATTGCTTTCGTGTCTACTGTTTATCAAGTTTTTTCCCGATTCGTGTTACAGAGTTCCTTAATACAAAATATGCTCCCGATGGTTGACTTTTCCGTATTTAATTTAAGCTGGATTGAAGAGCTGATCCGCTATTTGTTTGTCTGGATTGTTTTTTTAGGCATTGGAATGGTCTACAAGAGCAAAGAACACGCTCAAGTGGAAATTTTACTTCATTATTTACCTGAAAAATGGAAAGGTAAGCTGCAAGTCCTCGTCGAAGTCATCAACTCCGCTGTCTTTCTATTTTTAATCGTGTATGGCTGGAGCATCTTGAAATTTACCAGCCAGCAAATATCCCCTTCAATGGGACTGAATATGACCTTGATTTATGGAGCGGTATTCGTCTGTTCTCTTATCTGTCTCATCCATTCTATTGTGAATATTCTTGGTTTGGTAGTTGAAAAAGAAGAAAAGGCTGAGTTGGTTCAGGCAGTCACGGCAAAAGAGAATCCCGATTTAGGATCATGA
- a CDS encoding (2Fe-2S)-binding protein — translation MTRIIDHPVLGKLNDRTKIPFTFDGKEYEAYENETIAAALLANGVRTLRVHEESGTPRGIYCNIGHCMECRVNVNGQANVRACLTMVKENMVVESGKQHPNIVKRMVEKQ, via the coding sequence ATGACTAGAATAATAGATCATCCAGTTTTAGGAAAATTAAATGATAGAACAAAAATTCCATTCACATTTGATGGAAAAGAATATGAAGCATATGAAAATGAAACGATCGCAGCAGCTTTGCTAGCAAATGGTGTGAGAACATTGCGCGTTCATGAGGAAAGTGGAACACCACGGGGGATTTATTGCAATATCGGCCACTGTATGGAATGCCGTGTAAATGTAAATGGTCAGGCCAATGTAAGAGCCTGCTTAACTATGGTGAAGGAAAATATGGTTGTTGAAAGCGGGAAACAGCATCCTAATATTGTGAAAAGGATGGTGGAGAAACAATGA